The following are encoded in a window of Streptomyces sp. 11x1 genomic DNA:
- a CDS encoding TetR family transcriptional regulator C-terminal domain-containing protein: MGRVRLSVAERRAELLRAAIEQIEERGVAAVRIADVAAVLGVSNALVLYHFSTKERLVAEAFRHAAEDDLAHLRKLLGRRTTALRRLRAAVRWYAPTGQAKGWRLWIEGWAASLRDPALREVTRDLDRQWKAALTEVIEAGVAAEEFHCPDPTASALRLTALLDGLAVQMTSYEGAVSRTRAQEWADRALAHELGLDPDSLTTAPR, translated from the coding sequence GTGGGCAGGGTGCGGTTGAGCGTGGCCGAGCGGCGTGCGGAGCTGCTCCGGGCCGCCATCGAACAGATCGAGGAGCGGGGCGTCGCGGCGGTACGGATCGCCGACGTGGCCGCCGTCCTCGGGGTGAGCAACGCCCTGGTCCTCTACCACTTCTCCACCAAGGAACGCCTGGTGGCCGAGGCCTTCCGCCATGCCGCCGAGGACGACCTGGCCCACCTCCGCAAGCTCCTGGGCCGCCGCACCACGGCCCTGCGCCGCCTGAGGGCGGCCGTCCGCTGGTACGCCCCCACCGGCCAGGCCAAGGGCTGGCGGCTGTGGATCGAGGGGTGGGCCGCGTCCCTGCGCGACCCCGCGCTGCGCGAGGTCACCCGCGATCTGGACCGCCAGTGGAAGGCGGCTCTCACCGAGGTCATCGAGGCGGGTGTGGCCGCCGAGGAGTTCCACTGCCCGGACCCCACGGCGTCCGCCCTTCGCCTCACCGCTCTCCTGGACGGCCTGGCGGTGCAGATGACCTCCTACGAAGGAGCCGTCTCCCGCACCAGGGCCCAGGAATGGGCCGACCGGGCCCTGGCCCACGAACTGGGCCTGGACCCCGACTCATTGACGACGGCGCCCCGCTGA
- a CDS encoding aldehyde dehydrogenase family protein, which translates to MLMRAEAERLVTTVPTEPYLAGRWDSSQSTETFDVIDPVTERRLTTVAAAGAREVERAVSHARTAMDEGEWGRTEGSVRAVLLHRLADLIEARSEEFATLESLDIGKPGFEPRAIDLPQTIQTFRYFAGWADKVEGRSVPTSSYMGRPTHSYTVREPVGVVAAITPWNSPTMIGAWKIAPALAAGCAVVLKPPEDAPLTSLLLASLIEEAGFPAGAFSVLPGLGAVTGQALIDHPGVDKISFTGSPETGHKVALAAAKGFRRTTLELGGKSPQIVFADADLDEAAQGVTVGIFANQGEVCAAGSRILVARSVYDEFLERLVERARATKVGDPFDEGTTMGALINARQLGRVSEYIAAGVDEGARLITGGGRPHSRGFFVEPTLFADVDNAMMIARREIFGPVGAVIPFDTESDAITMANDSDYALAATLWTADVSRAHVVARQVKAGAVAINGWAPLDPRVPWGGSRLSGQGRELGWAGIEANTEEKTVTAVLSYTPDK; encoded by the coding sequence ATGCTCATGCGCGCAGAGGCCGAACGGCTGGTCACCACCGTTCCCACGGAGCCCTACCTCGCCGGGCGATGGGACAGCAGTCAGAGCACCGAAACCTTCGACGTGATCGACCCGGTCACCGAACGCCGGCTCACCACCGTGGCCGCGGCGGGGGCCCGTGAAGTGGAACGGGCCGTGTCGCACGCCCGGACCGCGATGGACGAGGGAGAGTGGGGGAGGACCGAAGGAAGCGTCAGGGCGGTCCTGCTGCACCGCCTGGCCGACCTGATCGAGGCCCGGAGCGAGGAGTTCGCGACGCTGGAGTCGCTGGACATCGGCAAGCCCGGTTTCGAACCGCGGGCGATCGACCTCCCCCAGACGATCCAGACGTTCCGGTACTTCGCCGGCTGGGCCGACAAGGTGGAGGGCCGCTCAGTCCCGACGTCCTCCTACATGGGACGGCCCACACACAGCTACACCGTCCGCGAGCCGGTCGGGGTCGTCGCGGCCATCACGCCCTGGAATTCACCGACGATGATCGGGGCGTGGAAGATCGCGCCCGCGCTCGCCGCGGGCTGCGCCGTCGTCCTCAAGCCTCCGGAGGACGCGCCCCTCACCTCCCTCCTCCTCGCGTCGCTGATCGAGGAGGCAGGCTTCCCGGCCGGGGCGTTCAGCGTCCTTCCCGGACTCGGCGCGGTGACGGGGCAGGCGCTCATCGACCACCCCGGCGTGGACAAGATCTCCTTCACCGGCAGCCCCGAGACGGGACACAAGGTGGCTCTGGCCGCCGCGAAGGGGTTCCGGCGCACGACCCTGGAACTCGGCGGAAAGAGTCCCCAGATCGTCTTTGCCGACGCGGATCTCGACGAGGCCGCGCAAGGGGTGACGGTCGGCATCTTCGCCAACCAGGGCGAGGTGTGCGCCGCGGGCAGCCGCATCCTGGTCGCTCGTTCCGTGTACGACGAGTTCCTGGAGCGCCTGGTGGAGCGGGCCCGTGCCACCAAGGTCGGCGACCCGTTCGACGAGGGCACCACGATGGGCGCGCTGATCAACGCCCGGCAGCTGGGCAGGGTCTCCGAGTACATCGCGGCCGGGGTCGACGAGGGCGCCCGCCTGATCACCGGGGGCGGCCGGCCGCACTCCAGGGGCTTCTTCGTCGAGCCGACCCTGTTCGCCGACGTGGACAACGCCATGATGATCGCCCGGAGGGAGATCTTCGGGCCCGTGGGCGCCGTGATCCCGTTCGACACGGAGTCCGACGCGATCACAATGGCCAACGACAGCGACTACGCGCTGGCCGCCACCCTGTGGACCGCCGATGTCAGCCGGGCCCATGTGGTCGCTCGTCAGGTGAAGGCGGGTGCCGTCGCGATCAACGGCTGGGCGCCGCTCGACCCCCGCGTGCCCTGGGGCGGTTCCCGGCTCAGTGGCCAGGGGCGGGAACTGGGCTGGGCCGGCATCGAGGCCAACACCGAGGAGAAGACGGTCACGGCCGTCCTCTCGTACACGCCCGACAAGTGA
- the wrbA gene encoding NAD(P)H:quinone oxidoreductase, with the protein MSAHVLVVYYSATGSVHRLARAVAEGAESSGAEVRLRRVAELAPDEAIAANPDWAAHHRETESTVEVAELADLEWADGYAFGTPTRYGAPAAQLKQFIDTAGSLWQEGKLADKPVTAFVSSAERHGGQESTILSLNNVFYHWGAVIVPLGYTDDAVYASGGNPYGTSWPAGFPSILPDETALACARFQGARLARFTTLLAG; encoded by the coding sequence GTGTCAGCTCATGTCTTGGTCGTGTACTACAGCGCGACGGGGTCCGTGCATCGGCTCGCGCGAGCGGTGGCCGAAGGCGCCGAGTCGTCCGGTGCCGAGGTGCGGCTGCGCAGGGTCGCCGAACTCGCGCCCGACGAGGCGATCGCGGCGAATCCGGACTGGGCGGCGCATCACCGGGAGACGGAGTCGACCGTTGAGGTGGCCGAGCTCGCCGATCTGGAGTGGGCCGACGGATACGCCTTCGGCACCCCTACGCGGTACGGCGCTCCTGCGGCGCAGCTGAAGCAGTTCATCGACACCGCCGGAAGTCTCTGGCAGGAGGGGAAGCTGGCGGACAAGCCGGTGACGGCCTTCGTCTCCTCGGCGGAGCGGCATGGCGGCCAGGAGTCGACGATCCTGTCCCTGAACAACGTCTTCTACCACTGGGGCGCGGTCATCGTCCCGCTCGGCTACACGGACGACGCCGTCTACGCGTCGGGCGGCAACCCGTACGGAACGTCATGGCCCGCCGGCTTCCCCTCGATTCTCCCGGACGAGACGGCGCTGGCCTGCGCCCGCTTCCAGGGCGCCCGGCTGGCCCGGTTCACGACCCTACTGGCGGGCTGA
- a CDS encoding helix-turn-helix domain-containing protein, producing MAATGGETSLTLDRGLTVLSLLARNADGLTAAELAEQLTIARAAVYRLLRTLEAHNLVARLGTRYILGFGVAELAGQLKPRLQATVLPILRRLSEQTNSTALLSVADGDQALILLTAEPPNSTMHLAMREGARHALTVGADGIAILAGRPDSEADTEHVREARRRGYAVSVGSIQEGAIGIAAPIRVSDWSTASLGVVQLGLKLVDDRVPHLVTEAAGTAATQLVGTAGPEAVGR from the coding sequence GTGGCGGCGACCGGCGGGGAAACGTCCCTGACTCTTGACCGCGGGCTGACGGTGCTGTCGCTGCTCGCACGCAACGCCGACGGCCTCACGGCGGCGGAGCTCGCCGAGCAGCTGACGATCGCCCGGGCGGCCGTCTACCGTCTTCTGCGCACTCTGGAGGCGCACAACCTCGTCGCCCGCCTCGGCACCCGGTACATCCTCGGATTCGGTGTGGCCGAACTGGCCGGACAGCTCAAACCACGGCTGCAGGCCACCGTCCTGCCGATCCTGCGACGGCTCAGCGAGCAGACCAACAGCACGGCACTGCTGAGTGTCGCCGACGGCGACCAGGCCCTGATCCTGCTGACGGCGGAACCACCGAACTCGACCATGCACCTCGCCATGCGGGAGGGCGCCCGGCACGCCCTGACCGTCGGCGCGGACGGCATCGCCATCCTCGCCGGCCGGCCGGACTCCGAGGCGGACACCGAGCACGTCCGCGAGGCCCGCCGCCGGGGCTACGCGGTCAGCGTGGGCTCGATCCAGGAGGGCGCGATCGGCATCGCCGCCCCCATCCGGGTCTCGGACTGGTCGACGGCGAGCCTCGGAGTGGTGCAGCTCGGCCTCAAGCTCGTCGACGACCGGGTCCCGCATCTGGTGACGGAGGCGGCCGGGACCGCCGCGACGCAGCTGGTCGGCACAGCCGGCCCCGAGGCCGTCGGGCGCTGA